The Aythya fuligula isolate bAytFul2 chromosome 1, bAytFul2.pri, whole genome shotgun sequence nucleotide sequence TTAAAACTGATCATATTGATCTGTGACCGACAGGATGACCCGGTTGGTTTTGTGCAAATGCAGACACACCATCTGATATTATCCTCTGCTTGCTTGTCCTCCGCAGGGCTCGCCATTCACCCTGACGGTGAAAAGCAAGTTCCGCAAGCACCAAGGAGTGTTCCACTGCTGCACGTTTTGCTCGAGTGGAGGGCAGAAAGCCGCACGCTGCGCCTGTGGGGGGACCATGCCAGGTGAGCGTGCagctttccctgtgctgctgacatcaggagggtttgtttttttggtcaTTCCCCTTTTTTATGGAACCCTGGCAATTTTGGGTTTAAATACACATGTACCTCCCTTTCTTAGATAAGTCCTGGGGCTGAAGCACTCGCTGCATGGCACATTGGGATTTTCTGACCCCCTCTTGGTCAAGCTGATGGTGCCTTTTCTCTTGCAGGTGGCTACCAAGGCTGTGGCCATGGGCACAAAGGCCACCCTGGCTGTCCCCACTGGTCATGCTGTGGACAAGTCACAAAGAGCTCGGAGTGTTTGGGGCCGCCCAGCGACAGCTCACAGAGGAGCTTGCTCAGGACGGTGGCACTCTGAGCGGCCAGGTGAGCCCCGGGGAGCTCAGGTCCTTCCTGGTGGATGAGCGCAAGCCACGAAGATCCCCGCAATCACTACAGAGCCTTGTTGCCAGAAAATAACACTGCGACGGGTGTGAACTGAGGAATGGgatgagggaaaataaaattgtgccTTATGTTCCGCCTGGGGATGTGTGTGCAAGGTTGTTTTGTGCCCGAACAGGAGCAAACTCCAGGAGTTGTACTGATGCCCGCACTTTTGAGGACTCGAGACCTGTGGGTTCAACTTCTGAGGGGAAACTCGGTCTGAGCAGTTACCTCACAGGAGGGTCAAGGTGTACCTCATTCTGCGGGATTGGCAGTCTGCTGTCCTTCTCGAAGAGGCCAAAGCTGCTTGTTGGGGCGCATTCCAGTCTTTGTGTTCGTGCTTGGGAGAGGCTCGGCAGCCTCAGCGCGGCCTCTGCCTGCCCCTCAGGTACCTGGCTGGGTTCTGGCCTCAGATGTGTGCATATAGCGCAGTCGCACTCCTGGGAACTGTTGTGTTTGCAGCTCTCTTGTTTTCTCCAGGTGGGCTGTAGTCTCGTTACACCCTCCCTGCAAAGCAGGAGCAAAGCAGATCAgtaatttaactgaaaaattcaagaaaaacCCACGGCACCGATGAGAACAGGAACTAGAATGTAATTCACTTGGTCTGTGTGTTCTCCATGGAGGTGGTTTGGGACACAGCATTGTTGGGGGTGATGTGGGATCCAGGAGAGCATCCGTCTCTCCAAGGAAAGGTTTGAGGGCTCTGTAGGAGCCAGAGGTGCAAGCTCCCAGGTAGCTGTCCCAAACTTAGGGAAGAGCAGCATCAAGAGATGTATTTCAGCAGATCTGCTGGATTTGCAACGCTCTGATTTTAGGAGAGCTTGTTCCCTTCACCCCAGGGGAGGGAGGATGCATCtcctgtgtttgtgtgcatgctGCCAACGTATAGCTGGGGAAGCAGCTtctctgaggaggaggaagaggcaatTTCTTGTGAGGGCACCTGCTAATGTGCAGATTGCTGCCTGCCACTTGCCTGGGTACCTTCCTGAACAAAACAAGTTTGTGCCATTGACACAGGGAACGCTGCTGCCCCGGGAGTAACCTCAGCCCCAGGTGCGTGTCGCTGGGGTCTCGTAGCactgcctggggagctgggctggggacaaAGGTCTGACTGTTGGTCACTGGGGAGAGGAATGCTGCTCTAGTGTCAACAGCGGGGGCTGGTTCTGGCTTTCTGAAGGATAATAGCCGGGTTGTTAAAGCAGAAATCTGTGCTGTCTGTTTGCTTGCTCAGACCTAGAAGACTGATGTGTTGTTCTTCCCTCCTACAAAGCCAGTTTGGGAACCTCTTCCTCCCAGCACAGGAGACAGATAGCCTTATGCAAATGCTGGTTATAGCTGCCCATTAATCATCCAGAAAGGGCTGTCAGACAGGGCAAGGTTAGGCAGTTTAAGTCTCCAAGTTAGGCAATTTAAGCCCCCGAGCTGCTGACTCTGAAATTTCAAAGTGAAAGTTTAATTTGAGGCAATCTTTGATGGAACAAACCGTAACCCATTCTTGTCCTCGCTATGTGCTCAGAAACGGAAGATgttgtaaaaagaaatgtggcgtttttttctgtgcctttctaTTTCTTACCCTCCCACCCGTGCATGTGTGTCGGTTTTAATTGGAACTTCCCAGCTGTGTTACAGAGGGAAGACATAAGCACAGCACTGCCTTCTCGGCACAAAAGTTCTGTCTAAAATATCGCTGTCCTCTCCAACACAGAGGAGCGTGGAGCTGAGGAACGTGCTTTCATGTTATGCATCTTTTATACACCCTGGCGCTGACATTTTCCAAGAAGCTGATCGTGAGAATTACACCAGTGAACACAAAACCTTCATGAAactgcagccaaaaaaaaaaaaaaaaaaaaaaaaaggaaagaaagtgatGAAGGTGAGGAAAAGCTTTCCGAGGCAGGAGGATGACTTAGTCTTCAGGCAGAGAAAACATGGGAGGGTAGCGGATCCTACTGTGGTGATTCTCACCCATTTCCAGCCCAGGGCAGCTCACTTGAGGTGAGGGcttgctctggctgctgctgcttccacctTTCCTTCAAGCTGAGGTGAGgccaggcacaggcagagctgATGAGGCAGCACCAGGCTCTCCTTCCAGCCCCCAGGGTGGCTCCACCGGTGCATCCATCTGCAGTGTCCCTCAGGCACCTCTTGACACCATTGTTAGTGGTGTGGGACACGAGGCTAGAATGGTCTCCAACATTTTGGGCCAAATCCCCAGGATagctttcatctttttcagCCTGCTGACCGCCTTCACCTCTCTTGAACATTTCATCAAGTTCTGCTGCTTGTCAGCTGGCTGCAACTGCATCTTCTCCTGGTTCTTCTCCTTCACAGAtaccttccccagctttccagtGACGCTGAAATAAGGCATGAACGTGCTGTGAGGGAACTCTCCTGGAACAATTACTACTTCTGGAGTTGTACCACGAAGGGCACGTCTGGTTCTTGTGCCCATGCCTCCTGCAGACCACTGAATGTCTTCTTGcccttccccccctccttttttattattttttttcttcctgaccCACTTTCAGCCCTTCCTGCCCACACCGTTCCCTCGTGCGGGCAAGAGGCAGTGTGTGATGTGGCCAGCTCTGGGGCCCAGCAAAACCAGTAACCCTTTGGGCCTTCTGCAGCCTCAGCCAAGGAAGCCGATGTCTCTTCTCCAGACGCTCACCAGCTTTCAGACCATGTGGGACCAGATCCTGCCATCATGTCTGGTGGGATATCGCTAATAAATCCAGAAGTGGTAAGAGCTGAAAGGATTCTGTTACcaccagacccagtacacacatatccttatttttttatgtcagATATCCTTAATAGCTCATATTTTACCTTACAAACGTATGGAGAGGGGGAGTTTCCAGCCTGAGAACTACTCTGTAATTAACGTGATGTTACCCCGGGTGAATGGGACCTGCCCTGGTCCCCCCAGCGCTGCCTGTGCCCGAGCCAGACCTGTTTTTCCAAAGTGGCAGTAACCTGATCGTCGCCCCAGAGTTAACCAGTGCTGAAAGGGGACGCCTGGTTCGCGCAGTGCACCAAGGGCAGCTGTAAATCAGGTGTCACCGAGGGCAAGAGGATGTTTCTTCAAGTTTATTTTCCACCAGATGGGATGGCCTAGAGATATTCTTAGCTTCTGGTAATGCCTAGCTAATCTGCAACAAGTTTGGTGATCAGCAGAATGCTACAAAATGAATCAGACTAAAAAGTGTTATTCCTTGCCAAAGCAGAGAGGAAGTGAAAACTGTATAAAGTCTGCATTTTAAGTTTAAACTATCGCAAACATCACGGGGCATAAGTGATTCTGAGATGTCCTTTCCTCAGTTCCATTCAGAGGCTGTACGATGAAGGACGAGCTTTCAGTAGCAGCCCATATTGGAGCATTAGGAGTAGACTTTGCAGCTAGTTTGGTTACTGATGAGTGTGGATACTATGCTGCATCTTTATCTGAACCTctaatgttgttttttggtgttggtggtgattgttttgttgttgtttttggttaGACTGGGTATAGGGCTTGACTGTTCCCAGTTCCTCCAGACATCATCATTTTTGCTAGCTCCCACCAACCACCGAAACTCACTGGCGATGTCAAAGGACTATCAAAAATTCCCCTTTTACCATCTTTCCTGGAAAGCAGTCCACACATAGATGATAAAATATGCAGGTTCCCTTTTGGGAAACCAAACAGTGGTGAAAgctgccttcccttctcttctcttcacagtctctctgcccTTCTCAGCCTCTTATCCCCAAGAGTTACTCAGCCTAATCCCAGCCTCAAGTGAGACCAGACACTGAGGGAAAGGCTCGGAGAGTCTGctccagtttctttcctttgcgTCCCCTCATGTCTACTgtaacaggaggagctgggagcagcaggagctgggctcagGGAAGAGAAGTAGGTTTGTCTGGAGGagttcagcagaagaaaacagcagtcaGAAAAGGGGCCATTGCCACACTGGTATGGTTCTTCTGAGCTCAGAGGAACCTCTTAGCACAGAGCAGAGCGGCAGGAGAAGCTGCATGTTGCAAACggggccaggaaggggacccACAGGTGGGACCTGTCTGCACCCCACCAGTGATGGGTCAGCTGCGGATCTGCGTGGGAGACTGCTGCACTCTGACCTCGGGATCATCCAGCTACCAGACCACGGActgtgttatattttattttaaatcaaattaaatgtttccttAATGGATGGCGTAGGAGGTCTCCCCTGTTCCCCAGTGACTTTAACCAGTCAAAGGCATGGCGGGGGAAGCTGAGATGCTCCATGCTTCCTCATTCCTGAGAGTTCACTGCTTGCACTCACCACCCCTTAGCTGAGTTCAGTTATTTAAGCAGGACAGCCTGGAAAATGCATCGTGCAaagggcaggagctgtgctgaacGCTGCGTGGGTCCTTCGGGCACCTGGAGTTTGTTTTGTCTTCGTAGGTGCGGCGACCATGGCATCCCAAGGCCAGGTCATATTCTGGAGGTATGGCATTATCTGCGTCTGCTTTGGGacggagaggagggagggaactGCTTTTTCCAGACTCCTTGACTGCATCACTCTGCTGCCAGGAGCTTCCAAGAGTGCATTTCTTTGCAGCTTGACTATGTACTGCTACTGAAATACCAGAGTATTCACACCGTTGGGTGTGAAAAGATGAGTGCCTGCCCCTTGCTGCCCTGAGAGCagtcctccagccctgccagcgTCCCTTTTCTGCCCTGTGTGCAGCAGGTCACTGCAAGCAGCTGGCTCCTTCGAGGCCATTGCCTCCTCGGGCTCATCTTGAACTGCAGAAATGGCCCAGGGAGGGAGGAGACTTTCTGGAAGCTTCAGAGGAGCAGTGGGAGGATTTTGTTGActtcagggaggaaaaaaaaaaaaaaaaaagaacagaaagaaaaaatatcacaaaatagAAATGATGGGCTGAGAAACGTAGAGTTCTGCAATCATCAAAGGCTCATGGGAACCCCAAATCCCATCCTTTTTGGCTACCCCTCTTCCTCACTGCACTGCTCTTGCTGGGAGGGTGAGGGGGTGCAGCAATGTTCCCCTGGGCTCAGGCAGCTTGCGGAGCAGACAGCAGCCTGCTTGCCAGGTTGATATTTGTCCCTGGCTGCCTGCTctcagggaaggcagcagctggcaaTCGGTCCTGGGTGCTCGGCCACCCAAAAACaagagctgcagccccctggtTATAAACGCAGCCTGGTGGAAACCAGGAGCAGGTGTGCcaccctcctctctcccctgctccagcccgtcttccccttctcccatccctgctgcttCATGCAGGAGGGACTTACCCGCATGGTGCAATTCCCTCGAGCTCCTTATCAGCCCTGCCATCGTGGCGTCTGAGGAGATTCAGGCAAGATTTCAGATTCAGGCAAAATTTCGTAAGCAACTGATGCAGGCTCATGGTAAGCGAGGGAGGAGCAGTGCAGTCTTACGCACACCACAGGCTCTCTTGCAGGAAGCTGCCGGATGCATTGGGAAAGTTGTGTTCTCCTCCCGAGGCTCTGATGCAAAAGCCACTGCTCCCTCTGCGCATGGGGCATCCCAGATTCAGGCAGCTCACAGTTTCCAGACCACCTTGCCTCCACCTCCtgcccaccagcagctctgcgGAAACGTGCCGGGTGTGAGGGAGGTGGGCTGCATGGTAAcgttgtccttttttttttcccccaaatagcTTGACCATGGTCATTATCGTCCTGGCTGCGGTGATCGCCCTGATCATCGGGTTTGGTGTCTCAGGTATGTGGCTGCTCAGATTTCTTGCTGGTGCCAGGGGCAATGAAATCCTGCCCTGGCATCTCCAACCTCCATCCCGAGCATGGGTTGAGGTGTGGCACCGTGTGGAAGTGCCAGCTACCAGCCTTTAATTAAGGCTTGATTTATGGCGATTGCGTGCAAGGCGATCGAATGAGGATTTCATGCGTGACTTCAGTTCTGACATTCCTTGGCAAAGTATCTCTCCATGGCATTAAACCACATCCTGGCTCTTGCGTAGCCCTCCTAAAGtacagaagaagggaaaagctaCAACACGTACCATTTCAGAAGCCACCTGCAAAGCATTGCTGGTCACACTTGAACCCAGCCTTGCCAGTGCTGTGGTGCTAACTCAGGGCATTGTCCTCTCCAAGAGGACAAGAGCCTGAGAGCTCTTGAATGGTCTAAATAATGTTGAGATTTATGCACACGGGCTGAAGAACGGCGCTTGGCACTCAGAGCTCGGTGAGGAAATCTTTCTTGGCTCTGAATTTCCGAGAAAACTTGTCACAGGCACGCATGAGCCCCGTCTGCTTGGGGGCAGCTCTGATTTTGCTCCAGGAAGTGAATTCTTGACCTGTGCTTTCGCAGTAGAATTacagacaatttatttttttctgttttggttttgttatctTATAAAAAGGGGGGGTCAGCGTGGAGCAGCCTGGACTGCTGGAGGTTTGGTGCTGCGTTAGCTGGAATTGCTACCACCCTACCCTGCTTTCTCCTCGCAGGAAAGCGCTCCATCAGCGTCACCGCCTTGACGTCCCCCGGGAACATCGGCCAGAGCGGCCTCTTGGGCTGCACCTTCGAGCCCGACATCAGGATGGGCAGCATAGCCATTCGGTGGGCAAAGGCTGGAGTGGCCGGGCTGGTTCACGAGTTTCGAGGGGGGAAGGACCACCTGCAAGAGCAAGACGTGGAATTTCAGGGCCGCACGGCGGTGTTTGCGGAGCAGGTGATGGGTGGAAACGCTTCCCTGGAGCTGAGGGATGTGAAGCTGTCCGACGCCGGCACCTACAGGTGCTCCGTCACCACGTCCCGAGGGAGCGGGGTGGCGGAGCTGCAGTACCAGACGGGAGGTGAGGAAATGCTGCCcagacatacagaaaataaactccTGCTGTGAAACGTAGGCTGGCGTGGCCAGGTCTGGCCAGTAGAGCAGGTTGCCaggagaggttgtggagtcttcctcctggagatcttcaaaagccacctggacgtggccctggacaacctgctctgggtggccctgcttgagcagattTTTGGGCCAGATGGCttccagagggccctgccaacctcagccatgcTGTGGTTGTGTGACCTGCCTGAGGTTACTCAGGCGCTGGAGCCGGTGTGAGCAGTGGCCACCACGGGGCCCTCCACACCTGTGTAGGACAGG carries:
- the VTCN1 gene encoding V-set domain-containing T-cell activation inhibitor 1, producing the protein MASQGQVIFWSLTMVIIVLAAVIALIIGFGVSGKRSISVTALTSPGNIGQSGLLGCTFEPDIRMGSIAIRWAKAGVAGLVHEFRGGKDHLQEQDVEFQGRTAVFAEQVMGGNASLELRDVKLSDAGTYRCSVTTSRGSGVAELQYQTGAFSTPNVQVENSSSGDTLQCEAPRWFPRPTVHWTAYSHTGKCLPRAANTSYELNAENITLKVVSLLHNITANATYTCVIENSIAKATGDIKVTDFSITRGTNLQLVNLNAESASSSLPACHWMLLLPACLLSL